DNA sequence from the Salvia splendens isolate huo1 unplaced genomic scaffold, SspV2 ctg74, whole genome shotgun sequence genome:
TTCTACTTTGAGAGGCAACAACTCATCGTTTGCTGCCCCACCAAGAACTGGTAGCAAGAATTTGGAGAACAACTGTGATTGATCCATGTGATTGATCCAAGAAAATGCAGCACTGTAAACCGCAATTCCTAAGCAACTACCGTTTATTTCTTGAATCTCCACTGCATTGGTGATTATCGAACGCAAAGCCCTCCAAATTTACATCTGTGGTCATCTAACCGGCAATTCTCTCCAAACAATCATCTACTTGGGATTCCCCATCTTGACAAATggattcattttttactcctaattgaGGCGAAAAGGTGCATTCTTGAGGAAGGATTTTGAAAACACGAGCAAAGTGGAGGGTGAGGCGGAGGTCGGAGGAGGAGTCCTACAAGGAATGAGGAGAGTTGGAGACAATGCGGTGTTCACCGGAGGAGGAATGGCTGGCAGAAAGTGACCGAGTAGCTGAGGGAACAATAGAGAGGAGTTGGGACAAAGTGGGAATATCGCTGAAAGGGGATAAGGGATGCCGAGGAAGGGTGGAGAAGCAGGCGGAGCAATGGAAGCTGAGGGCAGAGCCGTGGAGGACGGCGGCGAGAGGGCGAAGGGGTGGAGTGAGGTCTTCGCCTAAGCCGATATCTTAGATTGCTCTCATCTCCATTTTCAGATTTGtaatgaaaatttgaagaaattgtTAATGGCCAACAAATTAGCTTGAAAGCAATGATATTCAATGGAGCCAATAAtcaaaattaagaatttaattGGGTCAAAATTGGTTTATCACACGTTGAGTATTACTATTTGACAGCTCCGTCCATTTTGGACTGAATCTGGCCCCATTTGAAATGTGTGGGAtgcaataatttaaaacataataTCTATAACTAAAATCTGTTTGGACTGAATCTGGCATGAATTAAAATATGTTTAGatcaattttggcctttactttATATAATCTATATAATAGTATCACATTTATCGACAGTTACTTTCCTGACTCCTTCAGAGAACACATGTTCTCACAACTGCTCATGCTCATGGTTTTTTAATAAACGGTGGGCCATATTCATTGTGATAGTAAAGACTATATAATTTCGacataaataatgaattaaaaaaagttcAAGAATCGTAACTTATTGTATAgaacattattaaaataaaactaataatattaatatgacCGAACAATGTTTGCCTATGTCTCAAACAAGCCATGTACAATAACATTCTACATAAAATCTTCTCCCCAGATGCACAATATTTATTGGGAAATCAGCGTTAAGGATTGCCATTTGAATAAACTGCAAACTTGTTCCAAAGTgaagatggagtaataaaatgatGCCATGGAAATGAAAACACTTTATAAAAAATCCTCAACCACAATATCAATTCGTGTACATACACATTACATTtatgtatattaatattaatattggtAAATAATCAACAGATTAAAATCAACACCAATGATTAtagatgtactccctccgtccaccatttaaagagccATTTTGACTTGACACGAGATTTAacaaattatttgactttgtgaagaaaagtaaagggagaaagtgagtggaatgtgggactaatttaaagtattagttttatattggattgtGAATGTAATATGTTGGTGGGACGTGGGATCTGTatactaaaagtggaataaagtaaatggttctataaatcatggacaaaccaaaatggcaaaaatgttctttaaatcgtggacggagggagtactacataaATTGACCGAAACTCAAGTAACCCTAACAATAGCCCTCTCTCCTCCCTCCCTCCACCAAATCTCCACACCTTGCTGCAGTCCATCCATCCAAACTACATATCCAAATCCCCCATTCCATCTCcattacacacaaaaaaaaaacaaaaaaaaagaagagagagagaatccCAATTCTGCCATGCATATTTGTGcatgtgtatgtgcgtgtatgtaACAATGCCCCattaaatcaaaacaaaaatccttacatacatatatattcatacgtgttatatatataaaaacgcacatacacacacacacacagaaagaaaggaacaaaaaaaaatggcCCGTAGCCTGAGCCTGACCGGATCGGCGGACTTTCTGTACCGGAGCTTCTTCTCATACTCGGGGCTCCGGTCGACGAAAACGGATCTGCAAGAGGGTACGGTGATGCACTGCTGGGTCCCGAAGAGCCATAAGGCGTCGAAGCCGAACCTGATGCTGGTCCATGGCTTCGGCGCCAACGCCATGTGGCAGTACGGCGACCTCCTCCACCACCTCATGCCCCGCTACAACGTCTACGTCCCCGACCTCCTCTTCTTCGGGGAGTCGTGGACGCGACGCCCTGACCGCTCTGAAGACTTTCAAGCGCAGTGCCTGATGCGCCTGATGGAGGCGCACGGGGTGGCTAGGCTGAGCGTGGTGGGGATCAGCTACGGCGGCTTCGTCAGCTACAGCATGGCGGCGCAGTTCCCGGAGATGgtggagaaggtggtggtgtGCTGCTCCGGGGTGTGCCTGGAGGAGAAGGATCTCAAGGAGGGGCTGTTCGAGGTGGCGGATCTGGAGGAGGTGGCCAGCATTCTCATGCCGCAGACGCCGCAGAAGCTCAGGGAGTTGATCAAGTTCGCCTTTGCCAAGCCGGTCAAGGGCGTCCCTTCTTGCTTCCTCTCCGATTATATCCACGTACGTCGTCGTCTTTTATTCTGCGTATTATCAAATTTGTTTTGGTAGGGACTATATATTCTAAATTTCGAATTCAGAACTCTAAGACAATATATGATTCTCATATGATTCATTAGGATCATTGAGACTTTAACATAATAATCAAACAAAATGCTGAAATTTTGATTAAGTTTAGTGGTAAAATTTTATCTGCAAATCGgccaatgaattaaacaaaattgTCTATGTATAAAGAAGACATAAGggcatctccaatgcacggatgtcccactcggacatccactaggacttctcaaaaacacctcctgccacgtcactaggacttcccatcccactgccacgtcactaggacttcccctgcacaatccgcccttcccactaggactttccgcaataaaaaaaagcacaaattcacaaataaagcaatttacgtttacggaaataaaatttcaacacgaatatagagttaaaaaaaaataaaaaaaataataccggacgtccgacccacgccacaatggcggacgtccgcccgcccgtcgcccggacgtccgaggacatccgacgtccttacgggacgcccgtatccgagttgcttcgttacaatggcggacgtcccggtcgcccgtcgcggatgtccgaccggacgtccaccattggagatgctctaacattTTGATGAGGAAGATATATGTAGTTTCTCAAAGAGATATCTTACGTACTTAATTTATTTTGGTGACAAATTGTTTGGTGGAGTGCAGGTTTTCTGTACAGAATTTCTTGCTCAGAAAAAAGAACTAATTCATGCTTTAACTGCCGACAGAAAGCTAGACAGAATACCCAAGATCGAACAGGTTATGTAAattatttcaactactttttcttatAGAATACTAGTATATCACAATTTAAACTATtgcttaattatttgttttgtccatatatatataaatataacagCCAACGTTGATCATATGGGGAGAGCAGGACAAAATATTCCCACTGGAGTTGGGATTCAGACTCCAAAGGTTAGAGACCACCAACATAGTACTTCATCCATAATACCATTCACACTTTTCTTGTTAAGTTGTAAATTAAAGACAAAgtaattagtgtaattaaattagtaatttaagtataataagaaaatacttaattaacttagctctaatatcttaattaaatatCCTGAttcttattaaaaataaaatagtattcTTTTTCTATCTACTGCTCATAATTATATACTTATTTTATTGGTATTGATTTAAAAACTAATTTATCATaacattttatttctatttttgattaACCAAATTTTTCAAAGACATATTTTTTCACATATTgcattatttcaaattttcagtttttacctaatcataaaaataaaaagaacacgatacagataaaaataaaaatttatttgttCTTTTAAATAGCATAAGGAAAatgtaaaaaatttaaaaaaagagaaaaattgaataaaaaatgacatagtTTGGTATAAAGACACCACAACGAGTGTTGCGCGTTTTAGTAAGTGTATTTACAGATTCACATATGATtagataaaaattgaaaaatgtaaTACGTGAGAAAAAAAACAATGTTTGAAATTGATTAACTTAAATATCAAATGAAAATCTAAAAGAATAGAAaagattttcaaaaaaaaaaaaacagtgtGGATGCAAAAGACTAAAGTCCAAATTTGGTCCTTTATATTTGTTCTAAAAAACTTTTTGGTCCTATACATCAAGTATGTTACTTTTTGGTCCCAAACAATATATTTCGGTCCACAATTAACATTTTCCTTTAAATTTAACAATCAAACATGTATTGATCAAATTAGTGACTTGATTACAAATCTAGTTAATCAGGTTAACCTAAcaaattcaatattattatttatattaatatgttTATACCTATAATAAAAGTATTAAAAGTCAAGAAATAGTTttttacatataatataaaatattaaaatttataaaattttacctATAATATAAAActcaattataatttataaaatattcacaaattttgtttttattataggtgaaattcataggaaaaatgttttatcaatttaaatttaatattaattataggtaagaagtattttataatttttatattaaattagttAGGTTAATCTGACTAATTAGATTCATAATTAAGtcattaatttggtcaaaacaTGTTTGACCATTAAATTTAACGGAAAATGTTAGTTATGGATCCAAACATATTGTTTGggaaaaaaaaatgtaactCACTTAATATATAGGACTTAAAAGTTTTTTAAAGCGAATGTAAGAGACAAAATTTAGACTTTAGTCGGTGTAAATAACATCACTGCATGAGATGCTATGTCAATAGACACGGCAGCGGATCCTCTCCCAACATATACTAATATTGATAAAGAGTTGAACAAAAACAATGCTACTAAATGGTGTTTGatgtattattttatatttcttcttcttttatttaaatCTTCACTTGTGAAATTGCTAGATTGTAATAGAATAATTGCAGGCACATAGGTGACAATGCAAGAATTAAAGTGATAAAGAATGCTGGACATGCTTTGAACATTGAAAAACCAAGGGAGTTTGCTAAGCATTTGAAAGCATTTTTAATTGAAGATAGTTCTAGCCCAAGATCAAATTGGAATTGGAGTTAAAGCTCTAACTTGAGTTCATATTCAAATTCAAGTTCGAGTTCAAGTACATATTCGAATACCAACCCTTACTCCCTTTCATCGTTGCGacaaaaaaatttcttttgGACTAGTAGCCCTTGATATTAGTTCTCTCTCAAATATTTGACaaatttgttaattaattttattgatcaTGTATGCATAATATTTTTGCTACGTGATCATGATTACAGTGTGAATCCATTAATATTCGTCCACACAAAGTTTTGCTTATCATAGATATAAGgtttaatacaaaatttataaagtgaaaaatagaaatataaataaaattttgttaGTACAAAATGAGACATATCTACAATTAGGGGTGGCGaaacgggtacccgcgggtacccgcaCCCGATTGGGACTGATATTTGAGAGAGTACCCGCGGGTACTCTCTCAAATATCAGTCCCGATACCCGTCCCGCATTTTATCGGGTAATCTCgatacccgagtcgggtatccCGTACCCGACACTGCGGGTACCCGACCCGAAACTGTACCCGAAACTgcattttttaatatatgtgTGTCACTCTTATACGTATATAATATATCTATGTGAGTACTGATACTGAGTATTGTAGTATAATATATACGTGTGTGTACCTGTATACGTGCGTACTGTTACATACTTAGTTTAATATACTATGCGTGGAGCAATGGAGGTAGCGGGTGAAATGTGCGGCGAGTAGACGAAATAAAATTAGAAGTGAAATTGGAAGAGAGTCAGAGGGGATTAGAATTTAGAGGATacatagtataatttattagaTATTACACATTTGAAACTAatttactaaaattaaaaatttgaaaacctTAACTATGAAAAAATCAAGTATTTTCGGGTTTATCGGGTATACCCGTGGTACGGGTACCCGCACCCAATTTCAGCCAGAATATCAGTCCCGATACCCGTCCCGCATTTTATGGGGTAATCCTgatacccgagtcgggtatccCGTACCCGACACTGCGGGTACCCGACCTGAAACTGGACCCGAAActgcatttttttaatatatgtgTATCACTCTTATACGTATATAATATATCTATGTGAGTACTGATATCTATGTGAGTACTGATACTGAGTATTGTAGTATAATATATACATGTGTGTACCTGTATACGTGTGTACTGGTATTCATCATCAACATAAGTAACATtaatacatataaatatattatatatgtgtCAATGTGTGTCCTATTACATACTTAGTTTAATATACTATGCGTGGAGCAATGGAGGTAGCGGGTGTAATGTGCGGCGAGTAGACGAAATAAAATTAGAAGTGAAATTGGAAGAGAGGTCAGATGGGATTCGAATTTAGAGGATACGGAGTATAATTTATTGGATATTAAACATTTGaaactaattaactaaaattaaattttgaaaaccTTAACTGTGAAAAAATTGGATATTTTCGGATTTATCtggtatacccgatacccgcaaaACTCTAAAATACACTACCCGACCCGCCCCGTTTCCCGCAATCATGGGGTAGCGGGTACCCGATACCCGACGGGTATCGGGTATCAGGTCGGGATAGGAATTACCTATTATCCGCTACCCGTTTTGCCACCCCTTTCTACAATAAGTaaaatttatagtagtaataaatagatTGAAACTAATTCAGATATTTTTGTGACCGGAAGTAGTggtatttagagcatccacaaccgtgctcttgccagcgagcacggttgtgggctcAGCGCTACTAttcctgcctgctctctggcaagagcacaacacccacagttgtgctcttccgcaaggacgagcacaattcaatttaaaattcaattaaacaaaaatatttccataatattaaatttcattaaaaaaccacaataaatattacaaattacaaataaaataaaaaagacataattaaaatcctaaaaattacataattaaactcctaaaaattacataattaaaagctaaaaataccccgtTGACGACttctcatccggcggcactacccccaattgtctttggaggcccaatatcatggcctcgtgcgatcaaagttgcgagggggtcatagtggacctatcggccatattgagttgggccaaaagctgacacaacgagttggtggggggtggaggtggttcATATGGAACGAGAGCGGGAACTGGAGCATCGGCGGTTGCAGCCGCGgctcgacggcggttggccgccgccttcttccttccttgcggtcggcgttgggaaccgctcgggccggcgtcggggctactcaagttagctccggcgagttggctagccacttcttcggagccggcgtcggatagggctaccgaccttgaccgtttggaggagccgctagaggaggatgttacgcctcccatatacttcgggtgcgtccgcgtctcctgccaaacgttgaggtacttgaacgacttgtagttcatggattagTAGGTGCTCATCGCGTCAGTGATGAAGTCGACCTCGTTCCGGCTGCTCCCCGCattccgctcttcctggaggaaatagccattgaacttgccaa
Encoded proteins:
- the LOC121791157 gene encoding uncharacterized hydrolase YugF-like, producing MARSLSLTGSADFLYRSFFSYSGLRSTKTDLQEGTVMHCWVPKSHKASKPNLMLVHGFGANAMWQYGDLLHHLMPRYNVYVPDLLFFGESWTRRPDRSEDFQAQCLMRLMEAHGVARLSVVGISYGGFVSYSMAAQFPEMVEKVVVCCSGVCLEEKDLKEGLFEVADLEEVASILMPQTPQKLRELIKFAFAKPVKGVPSCFLSDYIHVFCTEFLAQKKELIHALTADRKLDRIPKIEQPTLIIWGEQDKIFPLELGFRLQRHIGDNARIKVIKNAGHALNIEKPREFAKHLKAFLIEDSSSPRSNWNWS